One segment of Pristis pectinata isolate sPriPec2 chromosome 3, sPriPec2.1.pri, whole genome shotgun sequence DNA contains the following:
- the mrpl4 gene encoding 39S ribosomal protein L4, mitochondrial, with protein sequence MLIIGLMRVCRPKCCRDFGARLVSVLSGGNELPSNLRLQANLIQVEKKGPSPIDSGTPVLRKCEIPIPLHLKPRHAWLESLRDYEDENLGAVELHPDVFAVPPRIDILHEVATWQKNFKRISYAKVKTRAEVRGGGRKPWRQKGSGKARHGSIRSPIWRGGGVSHGPRGPTSYYYMLPMKVRVLGLKVALTMKFAQDYLHIIDSLEMPSPDPQYLLDLASHRHWGDSVLIVDVNEDMPENILEATKNSKTITVMPVLGLNVHSMLKHETLVLTLDAINFLEKKLLWHDTRFSPLYPFKLPYRDFP encoded by the exons TTGGTGTCAGTTCTATCAGGAGGAAATGAGTTGCCATCAAATCTCCGTCTCCAAGCAAACTTAATTCAGGTAGAAAAGAAAG GACCATCCCCAATTGATTCTGGGACACCTGTTTTGAGAAAGTGTGAGATTCCTATTCCTTTGCATCTAAAGCCCAGACATGCTTGGCTGGAGTCTCTGCGGGACTATGAAGATGAGAACTTGGGTGCTGTTGAATTACATCCTGATGTCTTTGCAGTACCTCCAAG AATTGATATTTTACACGAAGTTGCAACTTGGCAGAAAAACTTTAAAAGAATA AGTTATGCTAAAGTGAAGACTCGAGCTGAAGTAAGAGGAGGAGGCAGAAAACCATGGCGACAGAAAGGAAGTGGTAAAGCACGCCATGGAAGTATCCGATCACCAATATGGAGAGGAG GTGGTGTTTCCCATGGCCCTCGAGGGCCAACTAGCTATTATTACATGTTGCCCATGAAAGTTCGTGTATTGGGTCTCAAAGTGGCTCTCACCATGAAGTTTGCTCAG GATTACCTTCACATTATCGATTCCTTGGAGATGCCCAGTCCAGATCCTCAGTATCTTCTTGACCTGGCATCACATAGGCACTGGGGAGATTCTGTTCTTATAGTCGATGT TAATGAAGACATGCCAGAAAATATTTTAGAGGCAACAAAAAATTCCAAAACTATAACGGTGATGCCTGTCTTGG GGCTGAATGTTCACAGCATGCTGAAACATGAGACCTTGGTTCTAACATTGGATGCGATCAATTTTCTAGAGAAGAAGCTTTTGTGGCATGATACCAGATTCTCCCCCCTCTATCCATTCAAACTACCTTACAGAGACTTTCCttga
- the hyls1 gene encoding centriolar and ciliogenesis-associated protein HYSL1 isoform X2: MAGLDFTDQDIQEQLSVLGYHNVPQHQLREFRKDLEELIKHEYSKTRGSSKASSESCVSQMRNSSMEQPILATQSTTQREFNSEKENQFSYKREIFHGCPTEFHQCDTYSRYTVAPNLCRDTSAPSQLILQKSPVQESNSSQMQSENSRMSSPETVPESNRKPIIKRKVLRKKNGQSHVYDESTVTETDSDAGSELGQISRFQALSNKAESDTESEEFSSIPERRPNSAQTFFTKNPWNQKLLGGDGYGCLSNVPKSFIRPVMDHPHTRNLKKTDPVAKYFEYKRNWETFKTPGEKDRKELRWGIREQMLYKSQLPLKPQHIYIPNNYIVPTDKKRSALRWQIRHELANGAVPRKFFCSW; this comes from the exons ATGGCTGGACTTGACTTCACTGATCAAGATATTCAAGAACAGTTGAGTGTGTTGGGCTATCACAATGTCCCACAACATCAACTCCGAGAGTTCAGAAAAG ATCTGGAAGAACTGATCAAGCATGAGTATTCAAAGACTCGAGGCTCCAGTAAAGCCAGTTCAGAATCATGTG TTTCACAGATGAGAAATAGTTCCATGGAACAGCCCATTTTAGCAACCCAATCTACAACTCAACGAGAGTTCAACTCTGAAAAAGAGAATCAG TTTTCATATAAGAGGGAGATTTTCCATGGTTGTCCAACAGAATTTCATCAGTGTGATACATACAGCAGATATACAGTAGCCCCAAATCTGTGCAGAGATACATCAGCACCATCTCAGTTAATTCTTCAGAAAAGCCCAGTTCAAGAGAGTAATAGCAGTCAGATGCAATCTGAGAACAGCAGGATGAGCAGCCCTGAAACAGTCCCTGAAAGCAACAGAAAACCTATTATTAAGAGAAAAGTATTACG GAAGAAGAATGGACAGTCACATGTTTATGATGAGTCGACGGTCACTGAAACTGATTCTG ATGCAGGCAGTGAATTGGGACAGATCAGCAGATTTCAGGCCCTCAGCAATAAAGCAGAGTCTGACACGGAAAGTGAAGAATTCAGCAGCATACCTGAAAGGCGACCAAATTCTGCCCAGACTTTCTTCACAAAAAATCCG TGGAACCAAAAACTTTTAGGAGGTGATGGCTATGGTTGTCTCTCAAATGTGCCAAAGTCAT TTATTAGACCAGTAATGGATCATCCTCACACAAGAAACTTAAAGAAAACTGATCCTGTGGCAAA GTATTTTGAATACAAGCGAAATTGGGAAACTTTCAAAACGCCTGGAGAAAAAGATAGGAAAGAATTACGATGGGGGATAAGG gAACAAATGCTCTATAAAAGTCAACTACCTCTG AAACCTCAACACATTTACATTCCAAATAACTACATTGTACCGACGGACAAGAAAAGATCTGCATTACGATGGCAAATTAGACATGAGTTAGCAAATGGAGCTGTTCCACGGAAGTTTTTCTGTTCTTGGTAG
- the hyls1 gene encoding centriolar and ciliogenesis-associated protein HYSL1 isoform X1, with translation MATCVETPGRPRPVNNSSAHAQPRRGGWRMRTRSVWFQRSAFEPLGCSRGLARAGSGSHLGQKSCRQSKGSPREPAGDRPTESSTLRLLVMAGLDFTDQDIQEQLSVLGYHNVPQHQLREFRKDLEELIKHEYSKTRGSSKASSESCVSQMRNSSMEQPILATQSTTQREFNSEKENQFSYKREIFHGCPTEFHQCDTYSRYTVAPNLCRDTSAPSQLILQKSPVQESNSSQMQSENSRMSSPETVPESNRKPIIKRKVLRKKNGQSHVYDESTVTETDSDAGSELGQISRFQALSNKAESDTESEEFSSIPERRPNSAQTFFTKNPWNQKLLGGDGYGCLSNVPKSFIRPVMDHPHTRNLKKTDPVAKYFEYKRNWETFKTPGEKDRKELRWGIREQMLYKSQLPLKPQHIYIPNNYIVPTDKKRSALRWQIRHELANGAVPRKFFCSW, from the exons ATGGCAACGTGCGTGGAAACGCCAGGTCGTCCTCGTCCCGTCAACAACTCATCCGCGCACGCGCAGCCGCGGAGAGGCGGGTGGCGCATGCGCACGCGGTCGGTTTGGTTTCAACGGTCGGCGTTTGAACCGTTGGGCTGTTCCCGCGGGTTGGCCCGCGCCGGGAGCGGGTCTCACCTGGGACAGAAGAGCTGCCGACAGAGCAAGGGCAGCCCGCGGGAGCCGGCTGGCGACCGACCGACCGAGTCTTCGACTCTCCGACTCTTGG TAATGGCTGGACTTGACTTCACTGATCAAGATATTCAAGAACAGTTGAGTGTGTTGGGCTATCACAATGTCCCACAACATCAACTCCGAGAGTTCAGAAAAG ATCTGGAAGAACTGATCAAGCATGAGTATTCAAAGACTCGAGGCTCCAGTAAAGCCAGTTCAGAATCATGTG TTTCACAGATGAGAAATAGTTCCATGGAACAGCCCATTTTAGCAACCCAATCTACAACTCAACGAGAGTTCAACTCTGAAAAAGAGAATCAG TTTTCATATAAGAGGGAGATTTTCCATGGTTGTCCAACAGAATTTCATCAGTGTGATACATACAGCAGATATACAGTAGCCCCAAATCTGTGCAGAGATACATCAGCACCATCTCAGTTAATTCTTCAGAAAAGCCCAGTTCAAGAGAGTAATAGCAGTCAGATGCAATCTGAGAACAGCAGGATGAGCAGCCCTGAAACAGTCCCTGAAAGCAACAGAAAACCTATTATTAAGAGAAAAGTATTACG GAAGAAGAATGGACAGTCACATGTTTATGATGAGTCGACGGTCACTGAAACTGATTCTG ATGCAGGCAGTGAATTGGGACAGATCAGCAGATTTCAGGCCCTCAGCAATAAAGCAGAGTCTGACACGGAAAGTGAAGAATTCAGCAGCATACCTGAAAGGCGACCAAATTCTGCCCAGACTTTCTTCACAAAAAATCCG TGGAACCAAAAACTTTTAGGAGGTGATGGCTATGGTTGTCTCTCAAATGTGCCAAAGTCAT TTATTAGACCAGTAATGGATCATCCTCACACAAGAAACTTAAAGAAAACTGATCCTGTGGCAAA GTATTTTGAATACAAGCGAAATTGGGAAACTTTCAAAACGCCTGGAGAAAAAGATAGGAAAGAATTACGATGGGGGATAAGG gAACAAATGCTCTATAAAAGTCAACTACCTCTG AAACCTCAACACATTTACATTCCAAATAACTACATTGTACCGACGGACAAGAAAAGATCTGCATTACGATGGCAAATTAGACATGAGTTAGCAAATGGAGCTGTTCCACGGAAGTTTTTCTGTTCTTGGTAG